Proteins encoded together in one Candidatus Methylomirabilota bacterium window:
- a CDS encoding HD domain-containing protein gives MSQAARVLRLEAFPPEARATIARLAEAGAADAWLVGGAVRDALAGAMLRELDLAVPASALSRGRALADRLHARFVVLDEGRGVCRLVGAISIDLTDFRAPTIEADLAARDFTVNALAVPLGALAAAGGAPLLDPTGGIADLDARLVRLCGPRALTEDPVRILRGVRLALDPGWRLDPGVAAAARAAAPGLAGVAAERVRDELARILDGPAAARGLRLLDDMGALAVLLPESGPMRATPQPLPHHFDVWEHSLRAVAAADRLLAEAPSLARWGQDIAARADEDLGDGLTRRAAVKLAALLHDVAKPETRTEEADGRVRFLGHDVAGAARVAGIAERWRLSRRAAAMLEQLVRHHLRPMHLAQSGPITRRARHRFFRDLGEDAGALLLLALADAAGLRGDDPLEVWAGEGGRVLRELQAGAAEERALAAAPPLVTGADVMAAFGLPSGPAVGRLLARAREAQALGQVATREEALALLAREPPALDTPEADS, from the coding sequence GTGAGCCAGGCGGCGCGTGTCCTCCGCCTCGAGGCGTTCCCGCCCGAGGCCCGTGCGACGATCGCACGCCTCGCCGAAGCCGGCGCCGCCGACGCGTGGCTGGTGGGCGGCGCGGTCCGGGATGCTCTGGCCGGCGCGATGCTGCGCGAGCTCGACCTCGCGGTGCCCGCGAGCGCCCTCTCCCGCGGGCGCGCCCTCGCCGATCGGCTGCACGCCCGCTTCGTGGTCCTCGACGAGGGCCGCGGCGTGTGCCGGCTCGTGGGCGCCATCTCCATCGACCTCACCGATTTCCGCGCCCCCACCATCGAGGCCGATCTCGCCGCGCGCGACTTCACCGTCAACGCCCTGGCCGTTCCGCTGGGGGCGCTCGCCGCCGCGGGCGGTGCGCCGCTGCTGGATCCCACTGGTGGGATCGCCGACCTCGATGCGCGGCTGGTCCGGCTCTGCGGCCCGCGTGCCCTCACCGAAGATCCCGTGCGCATCCTCCGCGGCGTTCGCCTGGCGCTAGACCCGGGCTGGCGGCTGGATCCAGGCGTCGCCGCCGCCGCGCGCGCGGCCGCGCCCGGACTGGCCGGGGTCGCCGCGGAGCGCGTGCGGGACGAGCTAGCGCGCATCCTCGACGGGCCCGCGGCCGCGCGCGGTCTGCGGCTCCTCGACGACATGGGCGCGCTCGCCGTGCTCCTGCCGGAGAGCGGGCCGATGCGCGCCACCCCGCAGCCCCTGCCGCATCACTTCGACGTGTGGGAGCACTCGCTGCGCGCGGTGGCGGCCGCCGACCGGCTGCTCGCGGAGGCGCCCTCTCTGGCCCGCTGGGGCCAGGACATCGCCGCGCGCGCCGACGAGGACCTGGGCGACGGGCTCACGCGCCGCGCCGCCGTGAAGCTGGCCGCTCTGCTCCACGACGTGGCCAAGCCCGAGACGCGCACGGAGGAGGCGGACGGCCGCGTGCGCTTCCTCGGCCACGATGTCGCGGGTGCCGCGCGAGTTGCCGGCATCGCCGAGCGATGGCGGCTCTCGCGCCGCGCTGCCGCGATGCTGGAGCAGCTCGTCCGGCATCACCTCCGCCCGATGCATCTCGCGCAGTCGGGACCGATCACGCGGCGCGCCCGCCATCGCTTCTTCCGCGACCTCGGCGAGGACGCGGGCGCGCTGCTCCTGCTCGCCCTCGCCGACGCCGCCGGCCTGCGCGGCGACGATCCATTGGAAGTCTGGGCCGGGGAGGGTGGCCGCGTGCTGCGCGAGCTGCAGGCGGGCGCCGCCGAGGAACGCGCGCTCGCCGCAGCGCCGCCGCTCGTCACCGGCGCCGACGTCATGGCCGCCTTCGGGCTCCCGTCGGGCCCCGCGGTGGGGCGCCTGCTCGCCCGGGCGCGGGAGGCCCAGGCGCTCGGTCAGGTGGCCACGCGCGAGGAGGCCCTGGCGCTGCTCGCGCGCGAGCCACCCGCCCTTGACACCCCCGAGGCCGACTCCTAG
- a CDS encoding ABC transporter substrate-binding protein: MRSLTLLVLLVVVLAPPGLAGAAPQGTVVIAQGVDPTTLDPMNHAESPAANLARNMFDTLLERDANLVLQPALAAEMPKLVAPTAWEFKLRPGIKFHNGEPVDAEAVKFSLERLVDPKLKLRGASPFAPLSHVEIVDPLTVRIHTKAPWPILDTLMSGTGTAILPPKYYREKDLTYVARSPVGSGPFRFVRWVKDDRIELEANESYWRGAPRVKRLVWRPIPDDAVRVAALQNGEVDVAVNIPPHLAQIIANHPRLFLSTAPSVRTIQLLYYTHQFDAQHKLIGPYPGPVADRRVRLAMNYAVDVDEVIRTVLDGKAIRVASMLTDKHFGFDPTLAPIKPDPARVKQLLTEAGFPGGVDMVLNAPQGRYVRDKEVAEAIAGQLGKAGIRTTLRVHEWGTYLNNMAYVHKAGPVWLIGWGVSAYDAEPAYVPLFRSGKILANYYNADFDGMVDQAQSTMDPKRRAELYHRLMRLWIDDAAAMPLYQQLDLYGATRRVTWKARGDELIKGFDMAVKDAR; the protein is encoded by the coding sequence ATGCGCTCCCTCACGCTCCTGGTCCTCCTCGTCGTCGTGCTCGCGCCGCCCGGGCTCGCGGGGGCCGCGCCGCAGGGCACCGTCGTCATCGCGCAGGGCGTGGATCCCACCACGCTCGACCCCATGAACCATGCGGAGTCGCCCGCCGCCAACCTCGCCCGCAACATGTTCGACACGCTCCTCGAGCGCGATGCCAACCTCGTGCTGCAGCCCGCGCTGGCGGCCGAGATGCCCAAGCTGGTGGCGCCGACCGCATGGGAGTTCAAGCTCCGCCCCGGCATCAAGTTCCACAACGGCGAGCCCGTGGACGCGGAGGCCGTGAAGTTCAGCCTGGAGCGGCTGGTGGACCCCAAGCTGAAGCTGCGCGGCGCCTCGCCCTTCGCGCCCTTGAGCCACGTCGAGATCGTGGATCCGCTCACCGTGCGCATCCACACCAAGGCGCCGTGGCCCATCCTCGACACGCTCATGTCGGGCACGGGCACCGCGATTCTGCCGCCCAAGTACTATCGCGAGAAGGACCTGACCTACGTCGCCCGCAGCCCGGTGGGCTCCGGCCCGTTCAGGTTCGTGCGCTGGGTGAAGGACGATCGCATCGAGCTGGAAGCCAACGAGAGCTACTGGCGGGGCGCGCCCCGGGTCAAGCGGCTGGTCTGGCGGCCCATTCCCGACGACGCGGTGCGGGTGGCCGCGCTGCAGAACGGCGAGGTAGACGTGGCGGTGAACATCCCGCCGCACCTCGCTCAGATCATCGCCAACCATCCCAGGCTCTTCCTCTCCACCGCGCCCAGCGTGCGCACCATCCAGCTCCTCTACTACACGCATCAGTTCGACGCCCAGCACAAGCTGATCGGGCCTTACCCGGGGCCGGTGGCGGACCGGCGCGTGCGCCTCGCCATGAACTACGCAGTGGACGTGGACGAGGTGATCCGCACCGTGCTCGACGGCAAGGCCATTCGCGTGGCCTCCATGCTCACCGACAAGCACTTCGGCTTCGACCCGACGCTCGCGCCCATCAAGCCGGACCCGGCGCGGGTGAAGCAGCTCCTCACCGAGGCCGGCTTCCCCGGCGGCGTGGACATGGTGCTCAACGCCCCCCAGGGCCGCTACGTGCGTGACAAGGAGGTGGCGGAAGCCATCGCCGGCCAGCTCGGCAAGGCGGGCATCCGCACCACGCTTCGCGTACACGAGTGGGGGACCTACCTCAACAACATGGCCTACGTGCACAAGGCCGGCCCGGTGTGGCTCATCGGCTGGGGCGTCTCCGCCTACGACGCGGAGCCGGCGTACGTGCCCCTGTTCCGCTCCGGGAAGATCCTCGCCAACTACTACAACGCCGACTTCGACGGCATGGTCGACCAGGCGCAGAGCACCATGGACCCCAAGCGCCGCGCCGAGCTCTACCACCGCCTCATGCGGCTCTGGATCGACGACGCCGCGGCCATGCCCCTCTACCAGCAGCTCGACCTCTACGGGGCGACCCGCCGGGTGACCTGGAAGGCGCGCGGCGACGAGCTGATCAAGGGCTTCGACATGGCCGTGAAGGACGCGCGGTAA
- a CDS encoding ABC transporter substrate-binding protein: MDWKRLLTALVLVAALPALTLAAPEGKVVIAQGVDPTTLDTMNQQETPASVVATHIFDTLVERDPSLKIVPALAAELPKLVAPTTWEVKLRKGVKFHNGEDFNAESVKFSLERVKSGMRSSSNFRPIDRVDIVDPYTVRVQTSKPWPTFTTIMGFRQASMYPPKAYAGKDTAFISKNPIGTGPYKFVKWDKDEQIVLEANEQYWRGAPKIKTVVFRPIPDDAVRVAALQNGEVDVAVNIPPHLANIIANHPKLFLSTAPSIRTLQLMIVTHDFDKDHKLIGVTKSPVADKRVRQAMLYAVDADDIVKNVLDGKAFRVATLLTPLHFGYDPALKPVKPDLPKVKKLLAEAGFANGLELTLNSPQGRYVRDKEVAEAVAGQLTKAGIKTQLKTHEFVSFLNTMVYVHKPGPVWLIGWGTPTIDAETVYVPLFRTGSNLGNYSNPDFDGMVDQAQSTMDEKKRLEIYHRVNKLFVEEVPAIPLYQQMDLYGASKRLSWKARSDELIKAYDMSLK; the protein is encoded by the coding sequence ATGGACTGGAAGCGACTGCTCACCGCCCTCGTGCTCGTCGCCGCGCTCCCCGCGCTCACGCTCGCCGCGCCGGAAGGCAAGGTCGTGATCGCGCAAGGCGTCGACCCGACCACGCTCGACACCATGAACCAGCAGGAGACGCCCGCGTCGGTGGTGGCCACCCACATCTTCGACACGCTGGTCGAGCGCGATCCGAGCCTCAAGATCGTGCCGGCGCTGGCCGCCGAGCTGCCGAAGCTCGTGGCGCCCACCACGTGGGAGGTCAAGCTCCGCAAGGGCGTCAAGTTCCACAACGGGGAAGACTTCAACGCGGAGTCGGTGAAGTTCAGCCTCGAGCGCGTCAAGTCGGGCATGCGCTCCAGCTCGAACTTCCGTCCCATCGACCGGGTGGACATCGTCGATCCCTACACGGTACGGGTGCAGACCTCCAAGCCCTGGCCGACCTTCACCACGATCATGGGCTTCCGCCAGGCCTCGATGTATCCGCCCAAGGCGTACGCGGGCAAGGACACCGCGTTCATCTCGAAGAATCCCATCGGCACCGGCCCCTACAAGTTCGTGAAGTGGGACAAGGACGAGCAGATCGTGCTGGAGGCCAACGAGCAGTACTGGCGGGGCGCGCCCAAGATCAAGACCGTCGTGTTCCGGCCCATCCCGGACGATGCGGTGCGCGTGGCCGCGCTACAGAACGGCGAGGTCGACGTGGCGGTGAACATCCCGCCCCACCTGGCCAACATCATCGCGAATCACCCGAAGCTGTTCCTCTCCACCGCGCCGTCCATCCGCACGCTCCAGCTCATGATCGTGACGCATGACTTCGACAAGGATCACAAGCTGATCGGCGTCACCAAGTCGCCGGTGGCCGACAAGCGGGTGCGCCAGGCGATGCTCTATGCGGTGGACGCCGACGACATCGTCAAGAACGTGCTCGACGGCAAGGCCTTCCGCGTGGCCACGCTGCTCACCCCGCTCCACTTCGGCTACGACCCCGCGCTCAAGCCGGTGAAGCCGGATCTGCCCAAAGTGAAGAAGCTCCTCGCCGAGGCCGGCTTCGCCAACGGGCTCGAGCTCACGCTCAACAGCCCCCAGGGCCGCTACGTGCGGGACAAGGAAGTGGCGGAGGCGGTGGCGGGGCAGCTCACCAAGGCCGGCATCAAGACGCAGCTCAAGACCCACGAGTTCGTGAGCTTCCTCAACACGATGGTGTACGTGCACAAGCCCGGTCCGGTGTGGCTGATCGGCTGGGGCACCCCCACGATCGACGCGGAGACGGTGTACGTGCCACTCTTCCGCACGGGGAGCAATCTCGGCAACTACTCGAACCCGGACTTCGACGGCATGGTGGATCAGGCTCAGTCGACGATGGACGAGAAGAAGCGGCTGGAGATCTACCACCGAGTCAACAAGCTCTTCGTCGAGGAGGTCCCGGCGATCCCCCTCTATCAGCAGATGGATCTCTACGGGGCCAGCAAGCGCCTCAGCTGGAAGGCGCGCAGCGACGAGCTGATCAAGGCGTATGACATGTCACTGAAGTAG